The region gcTAAACATAAAAGGGAAAACAATTTCAGTTGATCAAGGTTTTAAATCAACCCCAACCAGATATTAATATAGTTACTTTATCAAACCAAGCAAGGTCTCTTAGGACAATCTGTCCAATTTTCAAACCAACCCTACCGCATATTATATCAAATAAGCAAGGTCTTTCTGCTCTCCAGTTTTACATAGATCTGCTTCATACACATCATTTGAAGAGGAAGACCTACATGTTGTATCTTCTTTACCCTCAAAGTTCCCCATTCAGCTCTTCCAATTTGTGTTTTAGTTGCATTAGCTTATATATGTCAAGGCTGCCTATATATTCCTTATATGTTTTTCCCACCAAACGAAGGTTTTATACTTTCTTGGATCATTTGTACTTGCTTCTTCTCATTTACCAATTGTTCATACACTTCATTAAATTCTTGAAAACACTTGATGGTTGGATTACTGGTAAGAACTGAAACAGATTTTGATGAAATGATTTGGTGGTTGATCATTTTGTTTTGAGTTGAGAAATTTGCTTGAGTTATGACATAACGAATGCTCAGGCTTCCAAAAGAGAGAGGCTTTCCACTGATGGAGAAGAAAGTGATTTCCAGCTGTATGCCACACTGTGTGGTAAAAATGCTACTATTTCACCAACAAACCTAGATGAGGAAAGCAATATTGCAAAAGTTGGCCTAGGTGGCTAATTACTCGTGCGATTAATCAGAATCAGGTAGGGGTCGAAGTGTCTAATTAGGAATCGGTCAAAAAACTCGGAATTGGTCAAACCTGGTCAAAATCAGTCGAATTTGGTTAAAATCATAAAGAATTGGAAAAAACTCggaaattttgacttttttttagaaaaaaatctataattgttattaatattaatctagtttgttataatttttaataaacttgttatatttgttatatatatatatatatatatatatatatatatatatatatatatatatatatataattttcttaAAATTAAGTTTATATAATTTATCCAATCTGAGTACTCTCCGTCTAGACCGAATACTCGCGAGGCGCTAGTCGACTGCGCTGGGAACGCATAACGAGTTTTGCAATTGGAAGAAAGTATGGGTGCACATTCGAAGAAAGTGGAAAGGAGTCATGTACCGGAGAAGGAATGGTGAGAGGGGGAGGGAGATGTCGAAGAAGTTAGGAGGTTGGAGGGAAAGGGTGGCCGAGGAACGTGAAGGTAAGAGGGGTGGGGTTGGCCCTTTACAATTTAATAAAAaagttaaatgaaatgaaatagcTATAATAGGTGTAGCTAATGAGCAAAATATTAATTTCCAGTAACACATGAACCTGAACCAAAAACACAATGAAACCTgctataaagtttttttttagaGTTATTTATGGACCAAAACCAAAGAAAATTGGGAAATAGAGggaccattttttttttttgtttactgAAGGTTTATATATTTATCTCAAACATAAGGTAGAAAAAGAAAGATAATGACAAAAGACTTGTTGATAGTTTATTCAAGAGAAAACCGAAACCTAAATCGATACTTTGGATCTTTCTTTAATAGAAGAGCTTTACTTAGTTGAAACTTGAGAGAGGTGATGAGAAAACTGGGATACTTTGTGGGTGCCTAAAGAAATTATGTGGATCAACTTTGGCCTTGATTCGAATTAACTTCTTGAAATTGTCCCTCTTCCAGTACCTCTCACCCCAAACACTTGCTTCCTCATAATTAGCATTTCCAACACCGAACTCAAGATCATTGTAGTTGAAATAGGCCTCTCTCGGGTGTTTTGACACATAAGGGGTCAATAACTCTTCCAAGCTTTGCAGCCAAGCTAACCTTGAGAGCGATGTAGGGGTTGTGTCTGACGTTTGACCATCAAAATATACAGACTTGAAGACCTGTAACAGCACCCCAACTCTATGAGGATATGGAATTGCTGTCTCTGAGTAATCATTCATCCGTCCGCCAAAAGGATTTATCATCAAAAGCCCTGATCCGtcgttttccataacttgacTCCAGATCTTTCTAAGCCCTTTTATGGGGATTGGTGTTCGGACATAGTCTGATTTACCTTTGAATTTCAGCTTGGTTATGGCAGATCGGTTCGTGAGAATCTCGATCGGGGTGGAGCTTGGCAAGCCCCAAAACACAAGTGTCGACCGGACGCTAGTCATTTCTTCACAGATCTCTTTTGTGACACCGAGCTCAGGAAAATGTTCGTCCAAATATAGAAGCAATGCATCACTTGGGCCCTGATAGATTCCTTCAAACAAAATTCGGATGGTTTTCTTGGCACTGTTGCCGATATATTCGCTAAACACCTGAGTTCTTATGTGCAAATTTCTATCAAAAGTTGGAGCAACGTATTGATATTTATAGAAAATTTTGGTTACACCTTCTTCCAAAGTTTTGTTCAGAAGAAAGACGGTTACTTTTTCTGGAACCGGAACCAACCTCAGTTTCCATGCAAGAACAATTCCAAAACTGGAAGCACCACCTCCTCGAATCGCCCAAAACAAATTTTCACCCATCATCTTCCTGTTGAGAATTTTTCCATTTACATCCATGAAGCGAACATCCAAAGCATTATCAGCAGCAAGACCGTATTTCCTCAATAGGTTTCCATAGCCACCACCGCCTATGTACCCGCCAACACCCACCGTGGGACAAATACCTCCAGGGAAATACAAGGTGTCGGTTTTCTTCAAAATAGCATAATAGAGTTCACCAAGCGTAGCGCCTGCCTGGACCCACACGGTGCTGTTTGCTACATCCACATCTATAGACCTCATGTTGGTGAAATCAATCATAACAAACGGCACATCAGCTGTGTACGAGAGGGCCTCAAAGTCATGACCACCACTCCTGATCCTGATCTCGTAGCCATGTTTCTTGGCACAATAGAGAGCTGTTTGGATGAGTGTTTCATTCATAGGTGTCACAATGACCGATGGTTTTCGAGTGGAAGGTTTAAGGAACCTAGTGTTTTGGACTGCAACTTGCCAAATGGGTAGGAAAGAAGCATTGACAGGGGTGAAAATGAGTTGAGAGTCAGAAGTGAAATTGTTGGAGTTGGATTCTATGCAGCTGATGAAATCTTCAGAACCTGGTGTAACTTCAAGAATGGAAGATAAGGTAGCCCGGGAAACAGAGAAGCAGAGAGTTAGAATGACGAGAAAGACAGATGAATTTAGAAGAGACGCCATCATGTTTTAATCAATGAGTTTGATTTTATGGTCCTGCGTTCCCATACTTATATGGAGTGAAAGTGGGCGACTGCAGAACTTTAGTTTGCACAAATGTGGGGTTGTGGCACGCCCTACCTCCTCACCAACCCTATATACATGTTTATGGTTATGCTTATTTTGTGTATAACTTGAAATCAACTTTAGACTACTAGGACTAGGCAACGTCCACTCACATTATTATCTAAAAACACCTAAAAACGCAGTGGAACATCGCCCAGCTTGGTGTTATTAGATTTTGTGTTATTAGGATGTGGTAACGGGAACGGCAGATAACACCAAAGCAAATCATTTTTTCCACTttttctctctatctctcatcTTAACATCATGTTATAACATGGGGAACACCACCCCACTTCATGTAATAACATGAAACACCCTTGCCCACACCCAATATCCTTACATTTGGAGCCCTTtaactatcattataattatatttatataatttctattttcagtttttattttatttctttataataatttatGTATATACTCATTTGTTTAAAATCTACAGAACCTGATGTAACCTCAACTACTCAAGAGTGGAAGATAAGGCAACCCAGGAAACATAAAAGGAAAGAGTTAGAACAAAGAGGAAGACAGAATTTAGAAGAGACGTGTTCATCTTTTGGTGAGTTTGAACCACATTTATATAGAATAACTCAGTTAAGAGCAGAGAGGTGACCGAATGTGGGGCTTTAAATAGGTGAATGAAATAGGAATGGCTCTCTTTAATTTGGTTGGCACTCTTTGAAATGGACTGATTGACATGGGagcagttatatatatatatatatatatatatatatatatatatatatatatatatatatatatatatatatatatacacacacacacacacaaacacacacacacattaggtGTGTACTCGCGCTAAGCGGCGGCGGCGGCGGCGGCGAATAATTCCTTATAGTTTTAAGAGGTGAACTTTGTATAACGCCATTTTTTTGGGAAATTGTCAGAAAAATACCAATATATTTGGAAACGTTACATTTTAGTCCCAAAATTTTTTAACATAAAAGTCTTGATTATTTTATTTTGGCTcggatttataatttttttttttataattttttttcttgtaacAGGAATATATATTATTGTGTTTTTACAAATAACCAggacttttatgtttaaaaaaaattttatgactaaagtgtaacttttctaataatattgagacttttctgacaattttttttttctagatgcaaaaaatagcaatataatttatttatttatttactacaaaatcatgttctttttttttctttacagTGTAACTTAAAAATTTTCTTATTAAAAACATTATGTTCTAGAAAACTGAATATTCGATATTTATTATGCTATGAAAATCTTCACTTCTCGCTCATTTTCAGGTAAGGGTGTTCAAAaccatatttttgaaattttagatATCTAAAATTTTATGATAATGGATATTGATATCCAAATCCGTATCCGGCTTTTTGGATATCTAAAATTTCGGTTGCAGATTAATATGAATTAGAATATCTTATTTTTTTCTTTCGTTCCGATTaatcattttaaaaaataagCAACATATACAAATAGCatacaaaaaaatcattttagtTGTCCAAATGGTCATATTTGTTGTCAAAAAGTATTTTTCCGATGAAAATGATCACTTGCTATTAAAATATAATCTAGTAAAAATGATCATTTTTTACGGTATAGTCTATGTATTTGATTAGTTAAAACTTCGTTACCCTTTAGCCTATCGATATCAACGTTATCGGGTTTTGCCCTTTCTTTTTGAAGTCCATAATTCAAGTTATGTTGGAGACATAAGatgaaaataagaaaatgaaGAGTATATTATATTTACCGTTCCAACAACATATGTTTGTTATGCTCCTCTTCATAAAGCTACAAAAttactatttaaataatattatattaacTGCGTAAAAGTTCTAGAAAATCTTGTGCtaatattggttttatatgggtATGGTTCTCAAGTAGAATCATTGCCAATCGAAAATCCACAAGTTGAATTATGATGTTTTTTATGTAATCCTAAAATATATTCCTTGATGAATTGTTAAATCATTCACATTGTTTTAATGAGATCGCTTAACATCACTAAGTGGTAACAACATATGACTAAATTCTTTAAGTGCTTTCAAATTCCCATTAAACGCACTCTAAAATGATTTTAGTAAAAACAATGGCTAGTAAATATATAATAATTGACTTGACATATTCATACCTCAAAGTGATTGACATATTCATACCTCAAAGTGGTGGATGGTGTGAGTTTGTCTTAGGTGCTAGGGAGATCTGAAAAACTAAGATTGGAATGAAAATGGATATTGGATTAAAATGGTACCCTTTTCCAATTTTATATGTTACACCTAAAAGGTCCGTTGAGCAAAACAGAATACAAGTTTAATGGTTGTGTTTGAGGAAACTCCATTATCACAAAGCTTTGCTcataatgaaatttttttgttttttatagaaTCATACTTTTTCTTTCTATAAcatgattataattttaattcTTTTCATTGTTCTTTCTTGGGCTAACGTAAGAAATAGCAGGAGACTTCCATTATTGACTTTTTTTTAAATCGTGTTATTTTTTTACTTTATGTCCGATTTTCTTTTCTATTACAATATTGAAATTTAATAATTTCAACAGTACAGTctcattttttttacttattcATGCGTTAAACATTGAAAATTGTACCCATTTAGAGTAGTACTATTTGAAgcaaaaaacaaaacatttttagCACCAGTCGGTCAAGAACTAGAGCAGCCAAATGAAACATGTAATGGATGAGGCCATCAGGTTCCAATTACATAATTAAAAACACAGGAGCATACCTAATGAGCTTTTACTATTACTATTAGCAACAAATCAGCTTACTTTTCCTTGTTTGTACCATGAATTTATGATCCAGCTTTAGTTATTCCGTCGAGAACATGGAAATATTATAGATACTAATTTCTACctaatcaacaaaaaaaattaacttcGATGTCATGGTCTAGTTTAAAAAGTTGATACATCATAAGTGAGTAAGTACCACATCTGTAGGAAAGAGCATAAAGAAAAATTGATAATGTCATAAAATCGAAATTAAAAAACAATCTGGGATAAATTTCTATAAAAAGATAGCAAAAAGAAAGATTTCGTAATGTTTATACTCACCTATTGTTTTCTCTCGGGCATTTCTACAAACACTTTATACGCACTTTCCTTGAGCACATTAATACCTTTTACTTCTTAATTTTGAGCGTTACTCCCATTAAATAACTCCTTTGAAACCTATGTAGTTCAATCCAAACACAACCATTTTAGAAGAAAAATGATATGAAAACACTGAGAAGAGTAAAGGAGGAATACAACTTGACGGATGTTAGAACCTTTACTAAATGTATAACGACACTATAAAATCAGCCCAAGGGTACAAACACCTATTGCAAGCATCAATGTCAAGGTAGAATCATGGAATTTTTTTTTCGTTCAATTTCAAATTAAACTAAAAGttcaattgtcatcgtacaatgagtgagacgGCAAACGGGTAACAAGCTGTGCCGCTAAGTCTTTTTGAATggtaaaactaattcttttaaagactacatccgaagatctaggagatataacattactatgcatgattcgttgtactcttttaagaAGCTCTACCGCATCCGGTGCGAAGAAACCAaatgtatcaaatgcaaatggtatgaacacgtattgattttccatgcacgatctctcatgtttggtgactttgcTTATGGTTGCTTTTAAAGCAGCATGTCCCGCTGTGAAACCCCCAACCCTCAGGCCCACGAGAGATCTTAAGAGACAAAATGGAACATCAATCTGGGTGTTTCTTTTGCATGTCTTGCaggtttaaataaaaattttagtttttttagcaCGATAGAAGAACCCAGAAAAAATAGACATAGATTAATCCAACATATTGAAAACCAAGAAATTGAAGTTTCCCAGCCACAAGAAATAGAAATCTCTGACTTGAAAACTTTATCCAAACCATAAAAAAATACCCACACAAACATATTGCATTAGAATACTAAGAACATAGTGACAGAGGGAGGGGTTACCtggacacacacacatacacacatatagaGAGTTCCATTAGTTGCCAAATCTTGTGTTGGATGAAGCCTGTATAGAAGAAGACTCTTTAAGAAGGGAAAAAATTGAAGCAGCAAAATAAAACATACAGATCAAATCGAAGCGTCTTCCTCTAGGTCATATGCTTCGCTCGTCCTAAAATACTCAACTTGTTCATCGTTCTgtatattgacacaaaaaaatgaaaaatagacTTCAAATCAAAAATCAAAGCCACCCATAAACAAAAAACAGCAAATAATAAAAACTAAGTTCAAAGAACACGAAAAAGATTATAACACTATCCAGAGAGAGAAAAGGAGAGCGAGGACAGAGAATGGATATTAGGGGAATAAGGGAATGTGGAAATTTATACTGGTTACGGATATTTAGAGAAAGGGCGAAAGCTGGGGGAAAACATCGGAGAGATATGCGACGGTAAGGTGGGAGACGGCGACGGTTTAGGGTTTGTAGAGAGAAGATGTGGAAGTGAATGGCTAAGTGAGTGAGCTCTGGATTTAATTTTGGGCCTTGAGGGAAAAGGAAAGTGATGGGATCCGTTCCTTAGTAAGACGCAGCATGAGATGTTTGTACAtgttgcaatatatatatatatatatatatatatatatatatatatatatatatatatatatatatatatatatatatatatatatatatgagagagaaaaaaaaattcattgaTTTAGCATAGTAACTTTGTATTATTATTTTGTGTTAACATATAGAAATCATTATatattatggttacatatttattTTTACCTTAAATTACTATATATAAATAATGTAGAAATTGACTTTTATCCACAATAATTATTTTTCGATCTCAAAACCTAAAAATTTGTATGGGTTGGATATACATATGACATTGAAGAAACTAAACTTTGAATAGAAATTCAAGCGTTAACTAAACCCCAAAATTCTAGCAAAAGATTAAATCCCTTGATTTATAAGGGTAGAcaaatttaaattaatattagtcTATGTTCAACTCGAATATTAGTATAGGAtgtttgtaacgtcccaattttcaacatcaaaattttcatttttatttgttCAAAACATTCAATTACATCAGAGTATAATTTACATTATGTGGAACATGACTGTAAATGTGCGTGTGAACCTTGCACTTCAACGAAGTGCCTAAAAAACATTTATAACAACTGGGTAAGCGTTAGACTTAATGAGTTCTCCAAGATACTATatattacaatacatatacatgtatACAAATGGGCCCCGCTCCAAActatataatgggccccgcctgAACTACCTAATGGGCCTTGTCCACATACATAACATGCCCCACCCAATTTGCATGAAGGACCATGTTAATGCATAAGAAGTGAACCTTTAGTAATCCGAACCAAAGCAAATCCAAAGTAAATTCATCAGTTCGAGATGTGAAGAGCTCAGAGCTCTGAAGTCCTTTTGAATCCAATATGAAGATGTTCCGAAATTTGAGTATGTACAAGCATTTAATGGTTTTTGAGTTTAGTTGATGTAACAGTTCTTAGGACTAAATCAAGTAAATATTTGAAGTGTCAAAATTGTCAAACACTTAGTATTAACTAGTCCTTGGAatgttttcatggtttgtacCATGTCTCTCCTTTACTATTTAAGGAGTAGATGTTTCATGTAATTGACACCAAGAATAGCAAGTAATCAATAATCTCTTCACATCAGTTTCAAACTCTCTTGCAAGATAAATTTCTTTCTCTTCACATCAGTTTCAAACTCTCTTGCATGTAATCTATAATTTATAAATAGCAAGTTAAATATTCAAGAAGCCGGGTACATAAGGACTTCTAACTTACCAAAATAtcgtaactgttggattagtgtctaagcccgtaaccatatttggtaagtacttgacccggttgtgcatggtccttttgggttgccttcaccaaaacaacttgactggagaaataatagagaaagaggttattatgatttattaatatattataagaataatatattaaaggagaaatcatatttgtttaattaacattggtcaataattaattaagaattaattttgtgatcaaatgtaattaattaaactagaggggctaaattgtaattatgtgataattgcaaattagggcaatggatgccccatggatagggtggacgaattcaaggtgatagggccttagaattcgtccaaagatAAGGCTTctaggcttatcttatgggttgcttactgggcaagcaactagataaggataaggactg is a window of Lactuca sativa cultivar Salinas chromosome 1, Lsat_Salinas_v11, whole genome shotgun sequence DNA encoding:
- the LOC111906508 gene encoding tetrahydroberberine oxidase, translated to MMASLLNSSVFLVILTLCFSVSRATLSSILEVTPGSEDFISCIESNSNNFTSDSQLIFTPVNASFLPIWQVAVQNTRFLKPSTRKPSVIVTPMNETLIQTALYCAKKHGYEIRIRSGGHDFEALSYTADVPFVMIDFTNMRSIDVDVANSTVWVQAGATLGELYYAILKKTDTLYFPGGICPTVGVGGYIGGGGYGNLLRKYGLAADNALDVRFMDVNGKILNRKMMGENLFWAIRGGGASSFGIVLAWKLRLVPVPEKVTVFLLNKTLEEGVTKIFYKYQYVAPTFDRNLHIRTQVFSEYIGNSAKKTIRILFEGIYQGPSDALLLYLDEHFPELGVTKEICEEMTSVRSTLVFWGLPSSTPIEILTNRSAITKLKFKGKSDYVRTPIPIKGLRKIWSQVMENDGSGLLMINPFGGRMNDYSETAIPYPHRVGVLLQVFKSVYFDGQTSDTTPTSLSRLAWLQSLEELLTPYVSKHPREAYFNYNDLEFGVGNANYEEASVWGERYWKRDNFKKLIRIKAKVDPHNFFRHPQSIPVFSSPLSSFN